The following proteins are co-located in the Bosea sp. AS-1 genome:
- a CDS encoding tripartite tricarboxylate transporter permease, whose product MMETFAHLSLGFGVALTLKNIALCFAGCLVGTLIGVLPGVGPIATISILLPITFGLDPTGALIMLAGIYYGAQYGGSTTAILVNIPGEATSVVTTLDGHQMAKQGRAGIALGIAAIGSFFAGCVATLIIAALGAPLTKMALLFGPAEYFSLMVMGLCFAVVLARGSILKAFCMIMLGLLFSTVGTDLETGQERLTFGVASLSDGIDFSVLAMGVFGFAEVLRNLENPEARDVVKGKIGRLLPGWEDIKQAAAPVLRGTFIGGILGILPGNGAVLGPFASYTTEKKIAKDPSRFGKGAIEGVAGPEAANNAGAQTAFIPLLTLGIPPNAVMALMVGAMTIHGIIPGPQVMTRNPELFWGMVASMWIGNLMLLIINLPLVGMWVKLLQVPYRLMFPAILIFCCIGIYSVNNQPLDVAFTALFGLFGYLLIKLGFEPAPMLLGFVLGKLMEEKLRQALIISRGSFYTFIDYQERPISLALLIVAVLVLAVALLPSIAKKRDEVFTE is encoded by the coding sequence ACGATCTCGATCCTGCTGCCGATCACCTTCGGCCTCGACCCGACGGGCGCGCTGATCATGCTGGCCGGCATCTACTACGGCGCCCAGTACGGCGGCTCGACCACGGCGATCCTAGTCAACATTCCCGGCGAGGCCACATCGGTCGTTACCACGCTTGACGGCCACCAGATGGCCAAGCAGGGCCGCGCCGGCATCGCGCTCGGCATCGCCGCGATCGGTTCCTTCTTCGCCGGCTGCGTCGCGACCCTGATCATCGCCGCGCTCGGCGCTCCGCTGACCAAGATGGCGCTGCTCTTCGGCCCGGCCGAGTATTTCTCGCTGATGGTGATGGGCCTGTGCTTCGCGGTCGTGCTGGCGCGGGGCTCGATCCTCAAGGCCTTCTGCATGATCATGCTGGGCCTGTTGTTCTCGACTGTCGGTACCGACCTCGAAACCGGACAGGAACGCCTGACCTTCGGCGTCGCCTCGCTCTCCGACGGCATCGACTTCTCGGTGCTGGCGATGGGCGTGTTCGGCTTCGCCGAGGTGCTGCGCAATCTGGAAAACCCGGAGGCTCGCGACGTCGTCAAGGGCAAGATCGGCCGGCTGCTGCCAGGCTGGGAGGATATCAAACAGGCGGCAGCGCCGGTGCTGCGCGGCACCTTCATCGGCGGCATCCTCGGCATCCTGCCGGGCAATGGCGCCGTGCTCGGTCCCTTCGCCAGCTACACCACGGAGAAGAAGATCGCCAAGGACCCGTCGCGCTTCGGCAAGGGCGCGATCGAGGGCGTCGCGGGGCCGGAGGCAGCCAACAATGCCGGTGCGCAGACCGCCTTCATTCCGCTGCTGACGCTCGGCATCCCGCCCAATGCGGTGATGGCGCTGATGGTCGGCGCGATGACCATCCACGGCATCATCCCCGGACCGCAGGTGATGACCCGCAACCCGGAGCTGTTCTGGGGCATGGTCGCCTCGATGTGGATCGGCAACCTGATGCTGCTGATCATCAACCTGCCGCTGGTCGGCATGTGGGTGAAGCTGCTGCAGGTGCCCTACCGGCTGATGTTTCCGGCGATCCTGATCTTCTGCTGCATCGGCATCTATTCAGTGAACAACCAGCCGCTCGACGTCGCCTTCACGGCGCTGTTCGGGCTGTTCGGCTATCTCCTGATCAAGCTCGGCTTCGAGCCGGCTCCGATGCTGCTCGGCTTCGTGCTGGGCAAGCTGATGGAAGAGAAGCTCAGGCAGGCGCTGATCATCTCGCGCGGCTCCTTCTACACCTTCATCGACTATCAGGAGCGCCCGATCTCGCTGGCGCTGCTGATCGTCGCCGTGCTCGTGCTGGCGGTCGCCCTGTTGCCGTCGATCGCGAAAAAGCGCGACGAGGTCTTCACCGAATGA
- a CDS encoding tripartite tricarboxylate transporter substrate-binding protein, with protein MKKLVLGLAAAAALTFAGGAQAQGYPTKPITMIVPFAAGGPTDIIARIVADNMSKTLGQQIVIENVAGAGGTTGITRAVTAAPDGYTIAMGHLGTFSAAPATYPGLKYDPINGMQTIGLAGGTPILIVARKTFEPKDLKEFVAYVKANTDKVNEAHAGLGSVSWTTCTLLKGILGTPKINAVAYRGTGPALNDLVSGQVDFMCDQIVSVAEQVRANSIKAYAIASAQRSPALPDVPTTKEAGLPEYQIEAWNGIAGPKGMPKEAVDKLVDALNKALNDEGTKKRLLDLGTVLPTAEERTPAGFAALIKRDADKLTPALSAAPKQ; from the coding sequence ATGAAGAAACTCGTTCTCGGGCTCGCCGCCGCCGCGGCACTCACCTTCGCCGGCGGCGCACAGGCGCAAGGCTACCCGACCAAGCCGATCACGATGATCGTGCCCTTCGCGGCCGGCGGCCCGACCGATATCATCGCGCGCATCGTCGCCGACAACATGTCGAAGACGCTCGGCCAGCAGATCGTGATCGAGAACGTCGCAGGCGCCGGCGGTACCACCGGCATCACCCGTGCCGTCACCGCGGCGCCGGACGGCTACACCATCGCGATGGGCCATCTGGGCACCTTCTCGGCGGCGCCGGCCACCTATCCCGGTCTGAAATACGACCCGATCAACGGCATGCAGACGATCGGGCTCGCCGGTGGCACGCCGATCCTGATCGTGGCGCGCAAGACGTTCGAGCCGAAGGACCTCAAGGAGTTCGTCGCCTATGTGAAGGCGAACACCGACAAGGTGAACGAGGCCCATGCCGGCCTCGGCTCGGTCTCCTGGACGACCTGCACCCTGCTCAAGGGCATTCTCGGCACGCCGAAGATCAACGCCGTCGCCTATCGCGGCACGGGTCCCGCGCTCAACGATCTCGTCTCCGGCCAGGTCGACTTCATGTGCGACCAGATCGTCTCGGTGGCGGAGCAGGTCCGCGCCAACTCGATCAAGGCCTATGCCATCGCCTCGGCCCAACGCTCGCCGGCACTGCCCGACGTGCCGACGACCAAGGAAGCCGGCCTGCCTGAGTACCAGATCGAGGCCTGGAACGGCATCGCCGGCCCGAAGGGCATGCCAAAGGAGGCCGTCGACAAGCTCGTCGACGCGCTGAACAAGGCCCTCAACGACGAAGGCACCAAGAAGCGCCTGCTCGACCTCGGCACCGTGCTGCCGACCGCGGAAGAGCGGACGCCGGCCGGCTTCGCCGCTCTGATCAAACGCGACGCGGACAAGCTGACGCCTGCTCTTTCGGCCGCGCCGAAGCAGTGA
- a CDS encoding DUF1236 domain-containing protein encodes MFKKLALVAALTLAPAVAFAQNQPSGGAVGGATSGAAAGAVGGAVVGGPVGAVVGGVGGAVVGAIVGDAATPKFRTYVVEQRVPSYAYAEPVAVGTVLPEQGVVYHRLPAEYGPQASQYSYTVVNDRTLIVEPRSRRVVQIIE; translated from the coding sequence ATGTTCAAGAAACTTGCTCTTGTTGCCGCCCTGACTCTCGCTCCGGCGGTCGCCTTCGCGCAGAACCAGCCTTCGGGTGGCGCTGTCGGCGGCGCCACCAGCGGCGCGGCGGCCGGTGCCGTCGGCGGCGCTGTGGTCGGCGGCCCTGTCGGCGCGGTGGTCGGCGGCGTGGGTGGTGCCGTGGTCGGCGCCATCGTCGGCGATGCGGCCACCCCGAAGTTCCGGACCTATGTCGTCGAGCAGCGTGTGCCGTCCTACGCCTATGCCGAGCCGGTTGCGGTGGGCACGGTCCTGCCCGAGCAGGGCGTGGTCTACCATCGCCTCCCGGCGGAGTACGGCCCGCAGGCCTCGCAGTACAGCTACACGGTGGTGAACGATCGCACGCTGATCGTCGAGCCGCGCAGCCGCCGCGTGGTCCAGATCATCGAGTGA
- a CDS encoding DUF1236 domain-containing protein, translating to MMIKHILIATALAALPATAFAQTTGPLIRDPATGGVMHDPALAGPMFGSPMMTEPAQNTMVTDEPAFRNYVMAQHIRSYRYREPVEVGTVLPARGVMYRAVPTEYGAPGYRYTVVNDEAVIVEPRTRRVVEVIE from the coding sequence ATGATGATCAAGCACATCCTGATTGCGACGGCGCTTGCGGCCCTTCCCGCCACCGCCTTCGCCCAGACCACCGGCCCCCTCATCCGCGATCCAGCGACCGGCGGCGTCATGCATGATCCGGCCCTGGCCGGGCCCATGTTCGGCTCCCCGATGATGACAGAGCCGGCCCAGAACACGATGGTCACCGACGAACCGGCCTTCCGGAACTACGTGATGGCGCAGCATATCCGCTCGTATCGCTATCGCGAACCGGTCGAGGTCGGCACCGTGCTGCCGGCGCGCGGCGTGATGTATCGCGCGGTGCCGACGGAATACGGCGCACCGGGCTATCGCTACACGGTGGTGAACGACGAGGCCGTGATCGTCGAGCCACGGACCCGCCGCGTGGTCGAAGTCATCGAATAA
- the upp gene encoding uracil phosphoribosyltransferase produces the protein MTASQDDGVIVVDHPLVQHKLTLMREKDRSTKSFRQLLNEIGMLLCYEVTRDLPTELIEIETPLQKSMQPVISGKKLVFAPILRAGVGFLDSMLELVPAARVAHIGLYRDPDTLQAVEYYFKAPSDIADRMIVVMDPMLATANSAVAAVERLKERGAKDLRFVCLLAAPEGIARLRGAHPDVRIWTAAIDERLNDHGYIVPGLGDAGDRMFGTR, from the coding sequence ATGACCGCGAGCCAGGATGACGGTGTCATCGTCGTCGATCACCCGCTGGTGCAGCACAAGCTCACGCTGATGCGCGAGAAGGACCGCTCGACCAAGAGCTTCCGCCAGCTCCTCAACGAGATCGGCATGCTGCTCTGCTACGAGGTGACGCGCGACCTGCCGACCGAGCTGATCGAGATCGAGACGCCGCTGCAGAAGTCGATGCAGCCGGTCATCTCCGGCAAGAAGCTGGTTTTCGCCCCGATCCTGCGGGCCGGTGTCGGCTTCCTCGACAGCATGCTGGAGCTCGTCCCGGCCGCCCGCGTCGCCCATATCGGGCTTTATCGCGATCCCGACACGCTTCAGGCCGTCGAGTATTACTTCAAGGCGCCTTCCGACATCGCCGACCGCATGATCGTGGTGATGGACCCGATGCTGGCGACCGCGAATTCGGCCGTGGCGGCCGTCGAGCGCCTGAAGGAGCGTGGCGCCAAGGACCTGCGTTTCGTCTGCCTGCTGGCGGCGCCGGAAGGCATCGCGCGGCTGCGCGGCGCCCATCCCGATGTGCGCATCTGGACGGCTGCCATCGACGAGCGGCTGAACGACCACGGCTATATCGTGCCGGGTCTCGGTGACGCCGGCGACCGGATGTTCGGCACGCGTTGA
- a CDS encoding URC4/urg3 family protein, with amino-acid sequence MPDQNPEAVRALLKPAAVRARAQEMLELGRAGRLLHFSVQPERLEACADYVLDTIRANYPTLDIPFHARWRHFVLAGDDRWQRLDASAGFANPAARGRAAYDLAVVSVLLDAGAGPDWRYRDAATGREIGRSEGLALASLDMFAAGLFSSDPADPLRADAVGLKRLDAAALAQGFQAGPENPLLALEGRAALLNRLGEELERQGLSRPGALFDRFAGEADTGTLRAAHMLGEVLATFGGIWPSRLTVAGVALGDTWRHPLIAPGEVTEGLVPFHKLSQWLTYSLIEPLQWAGIAVVDIDDLTGLPEYRNGGLFLDLGVIALKDEADRTKAHEVSSPLVVEWRALTVALLDEVGAVIRQRLGRSREELPLAKVLEGGTWAAGRRIAREKRVDGGPPLAIVSDGTVF; translated from the coding sequence ATGCCTGACCAGAATCCCGAAGCGGTGCGCGCCCTGTTGAAGCCCGCAGCCGTCCGTGCTCGCGCCCAGGAGATGCTGGAGCTCGGCCGCGCCGGCCGTCTCCTGCATTTTTCCGTTCAGCCCGAGCGGCTCGAGGCCTGCGCGGATTATGTCCTGGACACCATCCGCGCGAACTATCCGACCCTGGACATCCCGTTCCATGCGCGTTGGCGCCATTTCGTCCTGGCGGGCGACGACCGCTGGCAGCGGCTCGACGCGAGCGCAGGCTTTGCCAACCCGGCAGCGCGCGGTCGCGCCGCTTACGACCTTGCCGTGGTCAGCGTCCTGCTCGATGCCGGCGCCGGGCCGGACTGGCGCTATCGCGATGCCGCGACGGGGCGCGAAATCGGGCGCTCGGAAGGGCTGGCGCTCGCCTCGCTCGACATGTTCGCCGCCGGCCTGTTCTCCAGCGATCCGGCCGATCCGCTGCGCGCCGATGCGGTCGGGCTGAAGCGCCTCGATGCCGCCGCGCTGGCGCAGGGTTTCCAGGCCGGGCCGGAGAATCCTCTGCTCGCGCTCGAAGGGCGTGCCGCCCTGCTGAACCGCCTCGGCGAGGAGCTGGAGCGGCAGGGTCTGTCGCGTCCCGGCGCGCTGTTCGATCGTTTCGCTGGCGAGGCGGACACGGGAACGCTGCGGGCCGCGCACATGCTCGGCGAGGTGCTGGCGACCTTCGGCGGCATCTGGCCGTCGCGGCTGACGGTCGCGGGGGTCGCGCTCGGCGATACCTGGCGTCATCCGCTGATCGCGCCCGGCGAGGTGACCGAGGGACTCGTTCCCTTCCACAAGCTCTCGCAGTGGCTGACCTATTCGCTGATCGAGCCCCTGCAATGGGCCGGCATCGCTGTCGTCGACATCGACGATCTGACGGGCCTGCCGGAATACCGCAATGGCGGACTTTTCCTGGATCTCGGTGTGATCGCGCTCAAGGACGAGGCCGATCGGACGAAGGCGCATGAGGTTTCCTCGCCGCTTGTGGTCGAATGGCGGGCGCTGACCGTGGCCTTGCTCGACGAGGTCGGTGCCGTGATCCGCCAGCGGCTCGGCCGCTCGCGCGAGGAATTGCCGCTCGCCAAGGTTCTGGAAGGCGGCACCTGGGCCGCCGGCCGGCGCATCGCGCGTGAAAAGCGTGTGGATGGCGGCCCGCCGCTCGCCATCGTCAGCGACGGCACGGTATTTTAG
- a CDS encoding GTP cyclohydrolase II: MNAPNRTGHIRLTSHPEPGSAAARFPIRWGAPTAAERGPIIASTTNPADRNVIGAHGGSYSVYRALAISARAMNPSQRPDLTNTHPTAEVLPQPQWADPKKIVSLDPFGHTVAQDFGKLIGEGIDIRPSIAITKARLNLPEILAAMGAHRLAADGHILHASGDISVTKIAVDPVWYLPGIAERFGTNENELRRTLFEQTGGMYPELVTRPDLKVFLPPIGSITAYVMGEVAGLADPKKRIACRVHDECNGSDVFGSDICTCRPYLIHGIEECVREAQGGGVGLIVYNRKEGRALGEVTKFLVYNARKRQEGGDSAATYFERTECVAGVQDARFQQLMPDVLHWLGVTHIDRLMSMSNMKYDAMVESGITIGERVAIPPELIPPDASVEIEAKKAAGYYSPEGAPGDNALKATVGRDLEKF, encoded by the coding sequence ATGAACGCGCCGAACCGTACCGGCCATATCAGGCTGACCTCCCATCCCGAGCCCGGCAGCGCCGCTGCGCGCTTCCCGATCCGATGGGGCGCCCCAACAGCCGCCGAACGCGGGCCGATCATCGCCTCGACCACCAACCCGGCCGATCGCAACGTCATCGGAGCCCATGGCGGCTCCTATTCGGTCTATCGCGCGCTCGCGATCTCGGCCCGCGCGATGAACCCGTCGCAGCGCCCTGACCTGACGAACACCCATCCGACGGCGGAGGTTCTGCCGCAGCCGCAATGGGCTGACCCGAAGAAGATCGTCTCGCTCGATCCCTTCGGTCACACGGTGGCGCAGGATTTCGGCAAACTGATCGGAGAGGGCATCGACATCCGCCCCTCGATCGCGATCACCAAGGCGAGGCTCAACCTGCCCGAGATCCTGGCGGCGATGGGCGCGCACCGGCTCGCTGCCGACGGACATATCCTGCACGCCTCGGGCGACATCTCCGTTACCAAGATCGCGGTCGATCCGGTCTGGTACCTGCCCGGCATCGCCGAGCGCTTCGGCACCAATGAGAACGAGTTGCGCCGCACGCTGTTCGAGCAGACCGGCGGCATGTATCCCGAGCTGGTGACGCGGCCGGACCTCAAGGTCTTCCTGCCACCGATCGGCTCGATCACGGCCTATGTCATGGGCGAGGTCGCAGGCTTGGCCGACCCGAAAAAGCGCATTGCCTGCCGTGTCCATGACGAGTGCAACGGCTCGGACGTCTTCGGCTCCGACATCTGCACCTGCCGGCCCTATCTCATTCACGGCATCGAGGAATGCGTGCGTGAAGCGCAAGGCGGCGGCGTCGGCCTCATCGTCTACAACCGCAAGGAGGGTCGGGCGCTGGGCGAGGTGACCAAGTTCCTCGTCTACAATGCTCGCAAGCGTCAGGAGGGCGGCGATTCCGCCGCGACCTATTTCGAGCGCACCGAGTGCGTCGCCGGCGTGCAGGATGCGCGCTTCCAGCAGCTCATGCCGGATGTGCTGCACTGGCTCGGCGTGACGCATATCGACCGGCTGATGTCGATGTCGAACATGAAATACGACGCCATGGTCGAGAGCGGCATCACCATCGGCGAGCGTGTCGCCATCCCGCCGGAGCTGATCCCGCCGGATGCCTCGGTCGAGATCGAGGCCAAGAAGGCGGCAGGCTATTATTCGCCCGAGGGCGCGCCGGGCGACAACGCCCTGAAGGCCACGGTCGGCCGTGACCTCGAGAAGTTCTGA
- a CDS encoding Thivi_2564 family membrane protein → MSILISLLITILVIGLVLYLVRMLPLDAQIKNIVQIIVIVIGIISLLRYLAVF, encoded by the coding sequence ATGAGCATCCTGATTTCGCTGCTGATCACCATCCTCGTCATCGGTCTCGTGCTTTATCTGGTGCGCATGCTGCCGCTCGACGCGCAGATCAAGAACATCGTCCAGATCATCGTGATCGTGATCGGCATCATCTCGCTCCTGCGCTATCTTGCTGTTTTCTAA
- the glyS gene encoding glycine--tRNA ligase subunit beta, with amino-acid sequence MPDLLLELFSEEIPARMQRKAGKDLKKLVTDALVERGLVYEGAKAFVTPRRLALHVAGLPVRGRDVREERKGPRVGAPEAAVQGFLKAAGLSSLDQATIVSDPKKGDSYVAIIEKPGQETIQAIAEIVPAVIRSFPWPKSMRWGKASAAGASLRWVRPLHSILCTFGAETEDPEVVHFDVDGIVSGNVTYGHRFHAPGPITVRRLEDYVASLEKAKVVLDADRRKEIILTDARNLAFAQGLDLVEDEGLLEEVAGLVEWPVVLMGEFEERFLEIPGEAIRATIRANQKCFVLRDPATGDLANRFVLVSNLVASDGGAAITAGNGRVVRARLSDAAYFWQTDRGSLPDLDTFKASAEKLGLDLAKPLDQRMAKLEKLGVVFHAKLGTQGERVQRIAALARELAPIVGADPEKAERAAKLAKADLPTEMVGEFPELQGLMGRKYAELQGEDASVAAAVEEHYKPLGPSDRVPTDPVSVAAALADKLDTLVGFWAIDEKPTGSKDPYALRRAALGVIRLVVENGVRLPLTRVAKDADLLSFFHDRLKVMLRDQGARHDLVDAVLGEGASANDDLLLITRRVAALGRFLDTEDGRNLLAGYKRAANILKAEEKKDGEGAFAGAPDLHLIADAGLIEEKALAVALAQATPKAEAAVAAEDYEGAMAALAEIRPAVDAFFDKVTVNDPDPALRANRLKLLNQLRQATRAVADFDRIAG; translated from the coding sequence ATGCCCGACCTCCTGCTTGAACTTTTCTCGGAAGAAATCCCGGCGCGCATGCAGCGCAAGGCCGGCAAGGACCTGAAGAAGCTCGTCACCGATGCGCTGGTCGAGCGCGGCCTCGTCTATGAGGGCGCCAAGGCCTTCGTGACGCCGCGCCGGCTCGCGCTGCATGTCGCCGGCCTGCCCGTGCGCGGCCGCGACGTGCGCGAGGAGCGCAAGGGTCCGCGTGTCGGCGCGCCCGAAGCCGCGGTCCAGGGCTTCCTCAAGGCGGCGGGGCTGAGCTCGCTCGATCAGGCGACCATCGTCAGCGACCCGAAGAAGGGCGATTCCTACGTCGCCATCATCGAGAAGCCGGGGCAGGAGACGATCCAGGCTATCGCCGAGATCGTCCCGGCGGTGATCCGCTCCTTCCCCTGGCCGAAATCGATGCGCTGGGGTAAGGCCTCGGCTGCCGGCGCCAGCCTGCGCTGGGTGCGCCCGCTGCATTCGATCCTCTGCACCTTCGGCGCCGAGACAGAGGACCCGGAGGTGGTGCATTTCGATGTCGACGGCATCGTCTCCGGCAATGTCACCTATGGCCACCGCTTCCACGCGCCCGGCCCGATCACGGTGCGGCGCCTGGAGGACTATGTCGCTTCGCTGGAGAAGGCGAAGGTCGTGCTCGATGCCGACCGGCGCAAGGAGATTATCCTCACCGACGCCCGCAACCTCGCCTTCGCGCAGGGGCTCGACCTCGTCGAGGATGAAGGGCTGCTGGAGGAGGTCGCCGGCCTCGTCGAATGGCCGGTCGTGCTGATGGGCGAGTTCGAGGAGCGCTTCCTCGAGATTCCGGGCGAGGCGATCCGCGCCACCATTCGCGCCAACCAGAAGTGCTTCGTGCTGCGCGATCCCGCGACGGGTGACCTCGCCAATCGCTTCGTCCTGGTCTCGAACCTCGTCGCCAGCGACGGCGGCGCGGCGATCACCGCCGGCAATGGCCGCGTCGTGCGCGCCCGCCTCTCGGATGCCGCCTATTTCTGGCAGACCGATCGCGGCTCGCTGCCGGATCTCGACACGTTCAAGGCCAGCGCCGAAAAGCTCGGCCTCGATCTGGCCAAGCCGCTCGACCAGCGCATGGCCAAGCTCGAGAAGCTCGGCGTCGTCTTCCACGCCAAGCTCGGTACGCAGGGCGAGCGCGTCCAGCGCATCGCCGCGCTGGCCAGGGAGCTGGCGCCGATCGTCGGCGCCGACCCCGAGAAGGCCGAGCGCGCCGCAAAGCTCGCCAAGGCCGACCTCCCGACCGAGATGGTCGGCGAATTCCCGGAACTGCAGGGCCTGATGGGTCGGAAATATGCCGAGCTGCAGGGGGAGGACGCCTCCGTCGCCGCGGCGGTCGAGGAGCATTATAAGCCGCTCGGCCCGTCGGACCGTGTGCCGACCGATCCGGTTTCGGTGGCCGCGGCGCTCGCTGACAAGCTCGACACGCTCGTCGGCTTCTGGGCCATCGACGAGAAGCCGACCGGCAGCAAGGACCCCTATGCACTGCGCCGCGCGGCGCTGGGCGTGATCCGGTTGGTGGTTGAGAATGGGGTGAGGCTGCCGCTGACGCGGGTCGCCAAGGATGCCGACCTCCTCTCCTTCTTCCACGACCGTCTCAAGGTCATGCTCCGCGATCAGGGCGCGCGGCATGACCTTGTCGACGCCGTGCTGGGCGAAGGCGCTTCGGCGAATGACGACCTGCTCCTCATCACCCGCCGTGTCGCCGCGCTCGGCCGCTTCCTCGATACCGAGGACGGCAGGAACCTGCTCGCGGGCTACAAGCGCGCCGCCAATATCCTCAAGGCCGAGGAGAAGAAGGATGGGGAGGGCGCCTTCGCGGGGGCTCCTGACCTTCATCTCATCGCCGATGCCGGCTTGATCGAGGAGAAGGCGCTCGCTGTCGCGCTGGCGCAGGCGACGCCGAAGGCCGAGGCCGCCGTTGCAGCCGAGGACTACGAGGGTGCCATGGCGGCGCTCGCCGAAATCCGTCCGGCGGTCGATGCCTTCTTCGACAAGGTCACGGTCAACGATCCCGACCCGGCGCTGCGCGCCAACCGTCTGAAGCTGCTGAACCAGCTTCGTCAGGCGACGCGCGCGGTCGCGGACTTCGACCGCATCGCCGGCTGA
- a CDS encoding glycine--tRNA ligase subunit alpha produces the protein MDPTRSFQGLLLTLQRFWAERGCVVLQPYDMEVGAGTFHPATTLRALGPKSWRAAYVQPSRRPKDGRYGENPNRLQHYYQFQVILKPSPPNLQELYLDSLRAIGVDLGLHDVRFVEDDWESPTLGAWGLGWECWCDGMEVSQFTYFQQVAGVECAPVSGELTYGLERLAMYVQGVENVYDLNFNGLDGEDRITYGDVFLQAEQEYSRHNFEYANTEMLFRHFADAEAECKALIAAGEPAAGANQPRHELALPAYDQCIKASHIFNLLDARGVISVTERQSYILRVRELAKACGAAWLKTVGGGAN, from the coding sequence ATGGATCCGACCCGCTCCTTCCAGGGGCTGCTGCTGACGCTGCAGCGCTTCTGGGCGGAGCGAGGTTGCGTGGTGCTGCAGCCCTACGACATGGAGGTCGGCGCCGGCACCTTCCACCCGGCGACGACGCTGCGTGCCCTCGGGCCGAAATCGTGGCGAGCGGCCTATGTCCAGCCTTCGCGCCGCCCCAAGGACGGCCGCTATGGCGAAAACCCCAACCGGCTCCAGCATTATTATCAGTTCCAGGTCATCCTGAAGCCGTCGCCGCCGAACCTGCAGGAGCTCTATCTGGACTCGCTGCGCGCCATCGGCGTCGACCTCGGCCTGCATGACGTGCGCTTCGTCGAGGACGACTGGGAGAGCCCGACGCTGGGCGCCTGGGGCCTCGGCTGGGAATGCTGGTGTGACGGCATGGAAGTCAGCCAGTTCACCTATTTCCAGCAGGTCGCAGGCGTGGAATGCGCGCCGGTCTCGGGCGAGTTGACCTACGGGCTCGAGCGCTTGGCGATGTACGTCCAGGGCGTCGAGAACGTCTACGACCTCAACTTCAACGGCCTCGATGGCGAGGACCGCATCACCTATGGCGACGTCTTCCTGCAGGCCGAGCAGGAATATTCGCGGCACAATTTCGAGTATGCCAACACCGAGATGCTGTTCCGCCACTTCGCGGATGCGGAAGCCGAGTGCAAGGCGCTGATCGCTGCCGGCGAACCGGCTGCCGGCGCCAACCAGCCCCGTCACGAACTCGCCTTGCCGGCCTATGACCAGTGCATCAAGGCCAGCCACATCTTCAACCTGCTCGATGCGCGCGGCGTGATCTCGGTCACCGAGCGCCAGAGTTACATCCTGCGCGTGCGCGAGCTCGCCAAGGCCTGCGGTGCGGCCTGGCTGAAGACCGTCGGCGGGGGAGCGAACTGA
- a CDS encoding methyltransferase — translation MSDEDAPAGLGEIVEDRLLDGRLFLRQPRKGHRAGSDAILLAAALPALGGGHLLDIGAGVGTVGLAAALAEPQLRVTLLERDPQLAALAAKNAALNGMEKRVQVVATDITASAADLSALGLKPASFDAVAMNPPFYPPGGTRGSPVPNRKAAHVAEGDLGIWLRAARRLLKPGGLIAVIHRAEALPELLVGLGTGFGALAIRPIHAFAERPAVRVIVTGVLNSRKPAELLPAFVINGPDGRLTAASDDVHRGRARLA, via the coding sequence ATGAGTGACGAGGACGCGCCGGCCGGGCTCGGCGAGATCGTCGAGGACCGGCTGCTCGACGGCCGGCTCTTCCTGCGCCAGCCGCGCAAGGGGCATCGGGCGGGGAGCGATGCGATCCTGCTCGCGGCGGCCTTGCCCGCGCTGGGGGGAGGGCATCTCCTCGATATCGGAGCCGGTGTCGGTACGGTGGGGCTGGCGGCGGCGCTGGCCGAGCCGCAATTGCGTGTCACATTGCTGGAGCGTGACCCGCAGCTCGCTGCCCTGGCTGCGAAGAACGCGGCTCTGAACGGGATGGAGAAGCGGGTGCAGGTCGTCGCGACCGACATCACGGCATCGGCTGCGGATTTATCGGCGCTCGGCCTCAAGCCTGCGAGCTTCGACGCCGTCGCGATGAACCCGCCGTTCTACCCGCCCGGCGGCACGCGCGGCTCGCCGGTGCCGAATCGCAAGGCAGCCCATGTCGCGGAGGGGGATCTGGGCATCTGGCTGCGCGCCGCCCGGCGCCTGCTGAAGCCCGGCGGGTTGATCGCGGTGATCCATCGCGCTGAGGCCTTGCCGGAACTGCTCGTCGGTCTCGGTACCGGCTTCGGTGCCCTTGCCATCCGGCCGATCCATGCCTTCGCGGAACGCCCGGCCGTTCGCGTCATCGTCACCGGTGTCCTGAACAGCAGAAAGCCGGCAGAGCTGCTGCCGGCTTTCGTGATCAACGGACCGGACGGGCGCCTGACGGCGGCGAGTGACGACGTCCACCGCGGCCGGGCGCGCCTCGCCTGA
- a CDS encoding DUF2007 domain-containing protein: MHELVRTNDLILLGALEALLNAADLDCLIADQHISALEGMIGAFPRRLLVREEDKRRARALLIEAGYGAELRDE, encoded by the coding sequence ATGCATGAGCTCGTCCGCACCAACGATCTGATTCTGCTCGGCGCCCTCGAAGCGCTGCTGAACGCGGCCGATCTCGACTGCCTGATCGCCGATCAGCACATCAGCGCGCTGGAAGGCATGATCGGCGCCTTCCCGCGCCGGCTGCTGGTACGCGAGGAGGACAAGCGCCGCGCTCGCGCTTTGTTGATCGAGGCCGGCTACGGCGCCGAACTGCGCGATGAGTGA